A portion of the Bacillus thuringiensis genome contains these proteins:
- a CDS encoding DUF6434 domain-containing protein, translating to MRPPLTKSISLEDFQNYYWLKAELQTFCREHDFPASGSKIEITERISHYLTTGKILKNSSVQKVTKASLSYKDLSLQTIITKNHRCSEDVRAFFKEKIGTNFRFTVALQKFFKENVGKTYEDAVAFWHEENERKKEPTYKTTIGAQFEYNRFTRDFFEDPNNKGKAKADAIAAWNEMKAKPGSNVYIPQKVEN from the coding sequence ATGCGTCCACCTTTAACTAAGTCTATATCACTTGAAGATTTCCAAAACTATTATTGGTTAAAAGCAGAACTGCAAACATTTTGTCGTGAACATGATTTTCCAGCTAGTGGCTCTAAGATCGAGATAACCGAGCGTATCTCACATTATTTAACTACTGGTAAAATATTAAAAAACAGCTCTGTTCAAAAGGTTACTAAAGCTTCCCTATCCTATAAAGACCTTTCTCTTCAAACGATTATTACTAAAAATCACCGCTGTAGCGAAGATGTTCGTGCTTTTTTCAAAGAAAAAATCGGAACAAACTTCCGCTTTACAGTAGCTCTTCAAAAATTTTTCAAAGAGAATGTTGGAAAAACATATGAAGACGCGGTAGCTTTTTGGCATGAAGAAAACGAACGAAAAAAAGAACCTACATACAAAACAACTATCGGTGCACAATTTGAATACAATCGCTTTACTCGTGACTTTTTCGAAGATCCAAATAATAAAGGGAAAGCAAAAGCTGATGCGATTGCTGCTTGGAACGAAATGAAAGCGAAGCCTGGTAGTAATGTTTATATTCCTCAAAAAGTAGAAAACTAG
- a CDS encoding ABC transporter ATP-binding protein — MKEYKRILLPLRKEKILVMAAVCSGIIAAILNLSRPIFMGLIVDNLIQRELKGAYLYIALFAGIRFLMWTNNLLFDYISSKASQRISQTKRIELLRHYFSLPFEESEKIKQGELETLVVSDIPNWVRLYGSILIEYIHAIAQFIGAFIALQHIDIQFILWVTPFLFLSAIVPILMGEKVRDIASIAQKNQSSVVEMVSQFVKAIQDLRSLQKEKWAIRLFKGVTAQSYKSEVKKTMMQHCIGVVGTVIETGAYIVVLIVGAQKIMKGEMEVGSLVAVLATIEMLFFPVRYVGDLLMMTQVAVASANRVFSFLDKRMADSNVERAMGMRITNVSFQENDKEKCRIHNIDLQIRPGELVIIVGESGAGKTTLLKLMTGLYKPSNGSVVYYGQKARMTTVWQEPRFFRTTVKENMYFREEYLENELEKNIDLINMKPIIRDLPKGIQTVLHKSGEELSGGERKRLALLRAIGSNPNLIILDEPTAGLDPSNQETVWNMIEGLGRDVTRIVATHDVEKVILADRVVIMREGSIIACGSPEKLINSHSF; from the coding sequence ATGAAAGAATATAAAAGAATATTGTTGCCGTTACGAAAAGAGAAAATATTAGTAATGGCAGCTGTATGTAGTGGGATAATTGCTGCCATTTTAAACTTATCACGCCCAATTTTCATGGGATTAATTGTAGACAATCTTATTCAAAGGGAGCTAAAAGGTGCGTATTTATATATAGCTTTGTTTGCGGGTATTCGCTTTTTAATGTGGACGAACAATCTTTTATTTGATTATATAAGCTCAAAAGCGAGTCAACGTATATCACAAACGAAACGTATAGAATTATTGCGTCACTATTTCTCATTACCGTTTGAAGAGAGCGAGAAGATTAAGCAAGGGGAGTTAGAAACTTTGGTCGTATCTGATATTCCGAACTGGGTCAGATTATATGGTTCTATATTAATAGAGTATATACATGCTATTGCCCAATTTATTGGAGCTTTCATAGCACTACAACATATAGATATACAGTTTATATTGTGGGTAACTCCGTTTTTATTTTTAAGTGCAATTGTTCCAATACTGATGGGAGAAAAGGTAAGGGATATTGCAAGCATTGCTCAAAAAAATCAATCGAGTGTTGTAGAGATGGTGTCACAGTTTGTAAAGGCTATACAAGATTTACGTAGTTTACAAAAAGAAAAATGGGCCATTCGCTTATTTAAAGGAGTAACGGCACAATCTTATAAATCGGAAGTAAAGAAGACGATGATGCAACATTGCATTGGAGTAGTTGGAACAGTGATTGAAACAGGAGCATATATCGTTGTTCTCATTGTAGGCGCACAAAAAATAATGAAAGGGGAAATGGAAGTTGGTTCACTCGTTGCAGTGTTAGCTACAATTGAAATGCTCTTTTTCCCAGTCCGTTACGTGGGCGATTTATTAATGATGACACAAGTTGCAGTCGCTTCGGCAAATAGAGTTTTTTCCTTTTTAGATAAAAGAATGGCAGATAGTAATGTAGAAAGAGCGATGGGGATGAGGATAACAAATGTTTCATTTCAGGAGAATGATAAAGAGAAATGCAGAATTCATAATATTGATTTGCAAATTCGTCCTGGTGAACTCGTTATTATTGTGGGAGAAAGCGGTGCAGGAAAAACAACGCTTTTAAAATTAATGACAGGTTTGTATAAACCATCTAACGGTAGTGTTGTTTATTATGGTCAAAAGGCTCGAATGACTACAGTGTGGCAAGAACCTCGTTTCTTTCGGACGACAGTAAAAGAGAATATGTATTTCCGGGAGGAGTATTTAGAAAACGAATTAGAAAAAAATATTGACCTTATAAATATGAAGCCGATAATTAGAGATTTACCTAAGGGGATTCAAACTGTACTACATAAAAGTGGAGAAGAGCTTTCGGGAGGAGAAAGAAAACGTCTTGCATTATTACGAGCAATTGGTTCAAATCCGAATCTTATTATTTTAGATGAACCGACTGCGGGGTTAGATCCGAGTAATCAAGAAACTGTTTGGAATATGATTGAAGGACTAGGAAGAGATGTAACGAGAATTGTGGCAACACATGATGTAGAGAAAGTGATACTAGCGGATCGTGTTGTCATAATGAGAGAAGGAAGTATTATTGCATGTGGAAGTCCTGAAAAATTAATAAATAGTCATTCATTTTGA
- the acnA gene encoding aconitate hydratase AcnA: MVKHNPFQSRATFEVDGKTYHYYDLKALENAGVGNVSQLPYSVKVLLESVLRQVDGRVITEEHVTNLAKWGTKDVQDIDVPFKPSRVILQDFTGVPAVVDLASLRKAMADMGGDPDKINPEITVDLVIDHSVQVDRAGTADALAFNMDLEFKRNEERYKFLSWAQKSFDNYRAVPPATGIVHQVNLEYLAPVVHAVKNAEGDLVAYPDSLVGTDSHTTMINGIGVLGWGVGGIEAEAGMLGQPSYFPVPEVIGVKLTGTLPSGTTATDVALKVTQVLRQKGVVGKFVEFFGNGLKSMPLADRATISNMAPEYGATCGFFPIDDISLEYLRLTGRDEEQIRIVEEYCKANGLFYTADSKDPIYTDLVEIDLNTIESNLSGPKRPQDLIPLSDMKDAFHKAVLAPVGTQGLGFNEQEFDKEVKVTLEDKEVTMKTGAIAIAAITSCTNTSNPYVLIGAGLVAKKAIEKGLVVPEYVKTSLAPGSKVVTEYLDKSGLTTYLDQLGFQTVGYGCTTCIGNSGPLASELEESIAANDLLVTSVLSGNRNFEGRIHPLVKANYLASPPLVVAYALAGTVDIDLKNDEIGKDANGNAVYFNDIWPSAKEIEDVVQSVVTSELFKKEYAQVFNSNERWNEIQTSNEALYTWDNDSTYIQNPPFFEGLSKEPGEVETLSGLRIVGKFGDSVTTDHISPAGSIGKHTPAGRYLLENGVQPVDFNSYGSRRGNHEVMMRGTFANIRIKNQIAPGTEGGYTTYWPTGEVTSIYDAAMKYKEDGTGLLVVAGKDYGMGSSRDWAAKGTNLLGIKAVIAESFERIHRSNLVLMGVLPLQFKDGESAETLGLVGNESFEIQIDKTVRPRDLVKVVATDLDGNEKQFEVVARFDSEVEIDYYRHGGILQMVLREKIEESKVSN, translated from the coding sequence ATGGTCAAACATAATCCATTTCAATCACGTGCAACTTTTGAAGTAGATGGAAAAACGTATCATTATTATGATTTGAAAGCGCTTGAAAATGCAGGGGTTGGCAACGTATCTCAATTACCATATTCCGTGAAAGTTTTACTTGAATCAGTACTTCGTCAAGTAGATGGACGTGTAATCACAGAAGAGCATGTTACAAATTTAGCGAAATGGGGAACGAAAGATGTGCAAGATATCGATGTTCCATTTAAACCATCTCGTGTAATTTTACAAGATTTCACTGGTGTTCCAGCTGTTGTTGATTTGGCTTCGCTTCGTAAAGCAATGGCAGACATGGGTGGGGATCCTGACAAAATTAATCCTGAAATTACTGTAGACCTTGTAATTGACCACTCTGTACAGGTTGATAGAGCGGGTACGGCAGACGCGCTTGCATTCAACATGGACTTAGAGTTTAAACGTAATGAAGAACGTTATAAATTTTTAAGCTGGGCACAAAAATCATTTGATAACTACCGTGCAGTTCCACCAGCTACAGGCATTGTACACCAAGTAAACCTTGAATATTTAGCACCAGTTGTTCATGCTGTGAAAAATGCTGAAGGTGACTTAGTTGCATACCCAGATTCATTAGTTGGAACAGACTCACATACAACAATGATTAACGGTATCGGCGTTCTTGGATGGGGCGTTGGTGGTATTGAAGCAGAAGCAGGAATGCTTGGACAGCCTTCATACTTCCCAGTACCTGAAGTAATCGGTGTGAAATTAACTGGCACACTTCCAAGTGGTACTACGGCAACAGACGTTGCATTAAAAGTAACACAAGTATTACGTCAAAAAGGTGTAGTTGGTAAATTTGTTGAGTTCTTCGGTAATGGACTAAAGAGTATGCCTTTAGCTGACCGTGCAACAATTTCAAATATGGCACCAGAATACGGCGCAACTTGTGGATTCTTCCCAATCGATGATATTTCATTAGAATACTTACGTTTAACAGGTAGAGATGAAGAGCAAATTCGTATTGTTGAAGAATACTGTAAAGCGAACGGTTTATTCTATACAGCAGACAGTAAAGATCCAATCTACACTGATCTTGTTGAAATTGATTTAAATACAATCGAATCTAACCTTTCTGGACCGAAACGCCCACAAGATTTAATTCCACTTTCAGATATGAAAGATGCGTTCCACAAAGCTGTATTAGCACCAGTTGGAACACAAGGGCTTGGATTTAATGAGCAAGAGTTCGATAAAGAAGTGAAGGTTACATTAGAAGATAAAGAAGTAACGATGAAAACAGGTGCAATTGCAATCGCTGCAATTACAAGCTGTACAAATACATCAAACCCATACGTATTAATTGGGGCAGGTCTAGTTGCGAAGAAAGCAATTGAAAAAGGACTTGTAGTACCTGAGTACGTAAAAACATCATTAGCACCAGGATCTAAAGTTGTTACTGAGTACTTAGATAAATCAGGTTTAACAACATATTTAGACCAATTAGGTTTCCAAACAGTTGGTTACGGCTGTACGACTTGTATCGGTAACTCTGGTCCATTAGCGTCAGAATTAGAAGAATCAATCGCAGCAAACGACTTACTAGTAACATCTGTTTTATCTGGTAACCGTAACTTTGAAGGTCGTATTCATCCTCTTGTAAAAGCAAACTACTTAGCATCACCACCACTTGTTGTGGCATATGCACTTGCAGGTACTGTTGATATTGACCTGAAAAATGATGAAATCGGTAAAGATGCAAATGGCAATGCTGTTTACTTCAACGATATTTGGCCATCAGCTAAAGAAATTGAAGATGTAGTTCAAAGTGTTGTTACATCTGAACTGTTCAAGAAAGAATATGCACAAGTATTTAACAGCAATGAGCGTTGGAATGAAATCCAAACTTCAAACGAAGCTTTATATACTTGGGATAATGATTCAACATACATTCAAAACCCACCATTCTTTGAAGGTTTATCTAAAGAGCCAGGTGAAGTTGAAACGTTATCAGGTTTACGCATAGTTGGTAAATTTGGTGATTCTGTAACGACAGACCACATTTCACCAGCAGGTTCAATTGGTAAGCACACACCAGCTGGACGCTACTTATTAGAAAACGGCGTACAACCAGTTGACTTTAATTCTTACGGTTCTCGTCGTGGTAACCATGAAGTTATGATGCGTGGTACATTTGCAAACATCCGTATTAAAAACCAAATCGCACCAGGCACAGAAGGCGGATATACAACATATTGGCCAACTGGTGAAGTAACATCTATCTATGATGCTGCTATGAAATATAAAGAAGATGGAACAGGTCTTCTAGTTGTTGCTGGTAAAGATTACGGTATGGGAAGTTCTCGTGACTGGGCTGCGAAAGGTACTAACTTATTAGGTATTAAAGCAGTAATCGCAGAAAGCTTCGAACGTATTCACCGCAGTAACTTAGTGTTAATGGGTGTATTACCACTTCAATTTAAAGATGGCGAAAGTGCTGAAACGTTAGGTCTTGTTGGTAACGAGTCATTTGAAATCCAAATTGACAAAACAGTTAGACCACGCGATCTTGTAAAAGTAGTTGCAACTGATTTAGATGGCAACGAAAAACAATTTGAAGTAGTAGCTCGTTTCGATAGTGAAGTTGAAATTGATTACTACCGTCACGGTGGTATTCTGCAAATGGTTCTTCGTGAGAAAATTGAAGAGTCAAAAGTGTCGAACTAA
- a CDS encoding NUDIX hydrolase, whose product MENVMQVRVTGILIEDEKVLLVKQRVANRNWSLPGGRVENGETLEEAMIREMIEETGLEVKIKKLLYVCDKPDASPSLLHITFLLEKITGEITLPSNEFDHNPIHDVQMVPIKDLSHYGFSETFITLISEGFSNAGSYQGLKQNIGL is encoded by the coding sequence ATGGAAAATGTAATGCAAGTTCGAGTTACGGGAATTTTAATTGAAGATGAAAAAGTATTGCTAGTAAAGCAAAGAGTTGCTAATAGAAATTGGTCTTTACCTGGAGGAAGGGTAGAGAACGGTGAAACGTTAGAAGAAGCAATGATTCGAGAAATGATAGAAGAAACAGGGTTAGAAGTTAAAATTAAGAAGCTACTCTATGTTTGTGATAAACCGGATGCCAGTCCATCTTTACTACATATTACATTTCTACTTGAAAAGATTACAGGGGAAATTACGTTACCCTCAAATGAATTTGATCATAATCCGATTCATGATGTACAAATGGTGCCGATTAAAGATTTAAGTCATTATGGTTTTTCGGAAACTTTTATAACTCTTATAAGTGAAGGTTTTTCAAATGCAGGGAGTTACCAAGGATTGAAACAAAATATTGGCCTGTAA
- a CDS encoding small acid-soluble spore protein P: protein MGKNNREAKEKKGQPEPLSGSHKVKNRNHSRQKNHAHHDM, encoded by the coding sequence ATGGGCAAAAACAATCGTGAAGCGAAAGAAAAAAAAGGACAACCTGAACCATTAAGCGGATCTCATAAAGTAAAAAACCGTAACCATTCACGTCAAAAGAATCATGCACATCATGATATGTAA
- a CDS encoding MDR family MFS transporter, with translation MKGKLQNIHPLGMTIIIGTLFARFATSMSIPFLAIYLTTVKGVSAGMTGAIIGTSALVGVFASFIGGNLSDRFGRNMIIICSMIAWVFVFIGFSLANHVLSFFLLNALNGLCRSFFEPTSRALLSDLTKPEYRLLVYNLRYGAINVGVAIGPLVGLQIGSAKSTIPFLVAAGVYILYTAILAFQFKKYPIEKKKVNTEKPVTMLNAIRILRKDVVFLVALVGIILSNCGFSHLTTTVSQYFANAHIFQDGVKLFSYMLALNAIVVVVIQYPVIQMCKKYTPLVSIMVGTLFVSGGLFGFGIAESTLGAAICTIIFTIGEVLMFSMTDVFIDGIAVSHLKGTYFGAMGFSGIGAVIGPWLGGVLLDYYGYQNGFIVFSALAIFSTVAFPVLVVTKGLLKKRDDRNCNLELHAK, from the coding sequence ATGAAGGGGAAGTTGCAAAATATTCATCCGTTAGGAATGACAATTATAATAGGGACTTTATTTGCGAGGTTTGCCACGTCAATGAGTATTCCTTTTTTAGCAATTTATTTAACGACTGTTAAAGGCGTATCAGCAGGAATGACGGGTGCTATTATCGGAACGAGTGCACTTGTTGGGGTGTTCGCTAGTTTTATTGGAGGGAATTTATCGGATCGATTTGGCCGAAATATGATTATAATATGCTCCATGATCGCTTGGGTGTTTGTATTTATAGGTTTTTCACTTGCAAATCATGTTTTAAGTTTCTTTTTATTAAATGCTTTGAATGGATTATGTAGGTCTTTTTTTGAACCGACGTCAAGAGCGTTATTATCAGATTTAACGAAACCAGAGTATCGTTTACTCGTGTATAATTTGCGTTACGGTGCAATCAATGTTGGCGTAGCGATTGGCCCACTTGTCGGATTACAGATTGGAAGCGCAAAATCTACAATTCCTTTTTTAGTAGCAGCTGGAGTGTACATTCTATATACAGCTATATTAGCATTCCAATTTAAGAAGTATCCAATTGAAAAAAAGAAAGTAAATACAGAAAAACCTGTCACAATGTTAAATGCAATTCGCATTTTGCGAAAGGATGTCGTATTTTTAGTTGCTTTAGTCGGTATTATTTTGAGTAATTGTGGTTTTTCTCACTTAACGACAACAGTATCTCAATATTTTGCAAATGCACATATATTTCAGGATGGAGTGAAATTATTTTCATATATGTTAGCTTTAAATGCGATTGTTGTAGTCGTAATTCAATACCCTGTTATTCAAATGTGTAAAAAGTATACACCGTTAGTATCCATTATGGTTGGAACTTTATTTGTGAGCGGAGGACTGTTTGGATTTGGAATAGCAGAATCTACGCTAGGTGCTGCCATTTGCACAATTATTTTTACAATTGGAGAAGTTCTCATGTTTTCAATGACGGATGTATTTATAGATGGTATAGCTGTTTCACATTTAAAAGGAACGTATTTTGGAGCAATGGGTTTTTCAGGAATTGGAGCAGTAATTGGTCCGTGGCTTGGGGGAGTACTTCTTGATTACTACGGGTACCAAAATGGATTTATTGTCTTTTCAGCGCTAGCTATATTTTCAACTGTAGCATTTCCTGTGCTTGTAGTTACAAAGGGTTTATTGAAAAAAAGAGATGATAGAAATTGTAATTTAGAATTACATGCGAAATAA
- the pdaB gene encoding polysaccharide deacetylase family sporulation protein PdaB yields MLKQKILLIVFSLLCAVHIFQVEKVEAKMLLRKELEPTGYVTWEVPNNEKIIAITFDDGPDPTYTPQVLDLLRQYKAEATFFMIGFRVQRNPYLVKQVLKEGHEIGNHTMNHLYASNSSDEKLENDILDGKKFFEKWVKEPLLFRPPGGYINDAVFKTAKEAGYQIVLWSWHQDPRDWANPGVESIVNHVVKNAKSGDIVLLHDGGNDRSQTVAALAKILPELKKQGYRFVTVSELLRYKH; encoded by the coding sequence ATGTTAAAACAGAAAATTCTTTTAATAGTTTTTTCTTTATTATGCGCAGTACATATATTTCAAGTGGAAAAAGTGGAAGCGAAAATGTTGCTCAGAAAAGAGTTAGAACCAACTGGTTATGTAACATGGGAAGTACCTAATAATGAAAAAATCATTGCAATTACATTTGATGATGGGCCAGATCCAACGTATACACCACAAGTTTTAGATTTATTACGTCAATATAAGGCGGAAGCGACATTTTTTATGATTGGATTTCGAGTTCAGCGTAATCCATATTTAGTGAAGCAAGTGTTAAAAGAGGGACATGAAATTGGAAATCATACGATGAATCATTTGTACGCAAGTAATTCGTCAGATGAAAAATTAGAAAATGATATTTTAGATGGAAAGAAATTTTTTGAAAAATGGGTGAAAGAACCTTTGCTATTCCGTCCTCCTGGCGGATATATTAACGATGCTGTATTTAAAACAGCGAAAGAGGCTGGCTATCAAATTGTTCTATGGTCGTGGCATCAAGACCCACGTGATTGGGCAAATCCAGGGGTTGAATCCATTGTAAATCATGTAGTGAAAAATGCTAAAAGTGGCGATATTGTATTGTTACATGATGGAGGAAATGATCGTAGTCAAACGGTAGCAGCGCTAGCAAAAATTTTACCTGAGCTGAAAAAGCAGGGCTATCGATTTGTAACGGTTTCGGAATTACTACGTTATAAACATTAG
- a CDS encoding alanyl-tRNA editing protein, which yields MEHKLYYTDAYKQEFTTKIIKQDYDKDGNLYVVLNETAFYPTGGGQPHDTGTLNGIAVFDVEEIDEEIRHFIAEQLHTEDVEGKINWERRFDYMQQHAAQHILSAAFWDHFNIPTIGFHLGKETVTIDLETENLHAETVEKAIQIANKIVFENHPIRTLWMDLEEAKTLPLRKEPTMTENIRVVIIENFDYNGCGGTHPKRTGEVGPIQVLGWERNKGGIRLTFIAGWRTLKLMGQQQQIMKDISKQLNSSETDIPAKVAQLLTSQKENEKAIQTMNEKLLFAEANELLQHPTEIHAGILISKVFTNRSMQEIAKLSAIITEQQEHAITYFVIENEDKLQCILACGKTVTLDMNALLKDALPPIEGKGGGNKKSARGGGKAIMSGDEFLNQLVSSLQSAV from the coding sequence TTGGAGCACAAATTATATTACACTGACGCTTATAAGCAAGAATTTACTACTAAAATTATAAAGCAAGATTATGATAAAGACGGTAACTTATACGTTGTTTTAAACGAAACCGCATTTTATCCGACTGGTGGCGGACAACCACACGACACTGGAACTTTAAATGGTATTGCTGTATTTGATGTTGAAGAAATCGACGAAGAAATCCGCCACTTCATTGCAGAACAATTACACACAGAAGACGTAGAAGGTAAAATCAATTGGGAGCGCCGGTTTGATTATATGCAGCAACATGCAGCTCAGCACATTTTATCTGCTGCTTTTTGGGATCATTTTAACATACCTACGATTGGATTCCATCTTGGTAAAGAAACGGTAACAATTGATTTAGAAACAGAAAATCTTCATGCAGAAACGGTTGAAAAAGCAATACAAATTGCAAACAAAATTGTTTTTGAAAACCATCCAATCCGTACTCTGTGGATGGACTTAGAAGAAGCGAAAACGTTGCCTCTTCGTAAAGAACCGACTATGACAGAAAATATACGGGTTGTTATTATCGAAAACTTTGACTACAACGGCTGTGGTGGAACGCATCCGAAACGAACTGGTGAAGTTGGTCCTATTCAAGTACTAGGATGGGAGCGCAATAAAGGTGGTATACGCTTAACGTTTATCGCTGGTTGGCGTACACTTAAATTAATGGGACAACAGCAACAAATTATGAAAGATATTTCTAAACAATTAAACAGTAGCGAAACTGATATTCCAGCAAAAGTGGCGCAACTGCTTACTTCTCAAAAAGAAAACGAAAAAGCAATACAAACAATGAATGAAAAATTATTATTTGCAGAGGCAAATGAACTACTTCAACACCCTACGGAAATACATGCCGGCATACTTATTTCTAAAGTATTTACAAATCGTTCTATGCAAGAAATCGCAAAGCTTTCCGCTATTATTACAGAACAACAAGAGCATGCAATTACATATTTCGTTATTGAAAACGAGGACAAATTACAATGTATTCTCGCTTGCGGAAAAACTGTAACGCTTGATATGAATGCTCTTTTAAAAGATGCTCTTCCTCCAATTGAAGGAAAAGGTGGCGGAAATAAAAAGAGTGCCCGTGGCGGCGGGAAAGCAATTATGAGCGGAGATGAATTTTTAAATCAGCTTGTTTCTTCTTTACAGTCGGCGGTGTAA
- the sspO gene encoding small acid-soluble spore protein O, which yields MGKRKANHTISGMNTASAQGQGTGYNEEFANEPLTPAERQNNKKRKKNQ from the coding sequence ATGGGTAAAAGAAAAGCAAATCATACTATTTCAGGAATGAATACTGCATCTGCACAAGGACAAGGAACTGGTTACAATGAAGAATTTGCAAACGAGCCTTTAACTCCAGCAGAGCGACAAAATAATAAGAAACGTAAAAAGAACCAGTAA
- a CDS encoding Hsp20/alpha crystallin family protein, translating to MGKKKKDCLFHVDGFEEWMDQFCSDSCSNFSFPNQIHIDLCETEQEYILETDVPNVSEQNVVIKKMETGLNICILHNNSSLQRIIPLPATIIYKKMLACLENGYLAIHISKNEVANKHEKKVLFQIEN from the coding sequence ATGGGCAAGAAAAAGAAGGATTGTCTTTTTCATGTTGATGGTTTCGAAGAATGGATGGATCAATTTTGTTCCGATTCTTGTAGTAACTTTAGTTTCCCAAATCAAATTCATATTGACCTTTGTGAAACTGAACAAGAGTATATTTTGGAAACAGATGTACCAAATGTATCCGAACAAAATGTAGTTATTAAAAAGATGGAGACAGGCCTAAATATTTGCATACTTCATAATAATAGTTCTTTGCAGCGGATCATTCCTTTACCCGCTACTATTATTTACAAGAAGATGCTGGCCTGCTTAGAGAATGGATATTTAGCCATTCATATTTCGAAAAATGAAGTTGCTAATAAACATGAAAAAAAAGTTCTTTTTCAAATTGAGAATTAA